ACTAAGTCACATGTCGGAATTTCTGAATATTCGTATTAATTGTGAACAATTTGGGTGGAAAAAGGTGAAAATCTTACAACTAAAGCACACCTTGAATTGAGGCTTTATGTTTATCGATTTTCTTGGTTTGGGCTAAAGTTATGCACTTTTTTGCTCTTGTTCCTTGTTACGTCTTGCGCTTTTTTGCGCTTTAGGTTTTTCATTTGGAGacattactttttaaaaataatttgtcgTATAACTAATCATGGGAATCAAATTGTGCTTGCAGTGATGTGTCGTGCTTAGCCACAAAAAAATAAAGGCCCATATGCTACCCAAATCCGCTTGCCTTGTGCACATCGTGTAATGTGTTTGCCtaataatttacattttttgcttttttttgtatttttgccCCTTCGTATTACATTCAGTAAATCGTGCATGTATTATTTCACATATAACGTTAGTACATTTGtattgtttatttataaattgaaacgattatatttttatatttttctgtaattattttttgtacaaTTAAATTGTACAACTATATTTGTATTACTTTGTGCTTTGGATCATGCCGCAATGGGCCGACTCAGCACGCAGTATTTGCTTGCGCCTTGGGTTGTGCCATGTCACATTCGGCACACACGACACTCACCTTCTTCAGTTTAGTTTCATGTCGTGTTGGGCCAAGCTTTTGGTCCGACTGTGTCATGTCTTGCCTAAGTTGTGCCATGTCTGGCCACGTGGCAGCATGTCCCTCTTCCATCTCTACATACAACAATTAGACAAAAAAAGTTATCTTCGTTGAAGAGAGAAAATgaaaaggaagaagaattttAATGCTGTTTACCAatagagagaaagagaaaatgaggcaaatagtattgtgcatAACCTATGTTTATCCACTGAAATCTTAAGGTCATCCTTTTTCCAAAGAGTTTCACTTTCTTCTATCCTAACCCCCCAGAATCACAGGAACTATAAAGGACAAGATGTATAAGCGAAAGAATGTAGTTAAGTTGATGATGTGACCTTGGAAGTCTTAAAATGGGTTTAGTGACTTGGTCATCAGGTGGAAACCACCTCTTTTTTTGTATTAAGTATGCTAGGTTTACAGCTTCCTAGGATTCTACAAGTTAAATTATTACTTGAAGATTATTAAGAAGGCCTTGGCTCGTATTGCTTGTATTAGGGTATTGTTAGCATTACAAACTAGAATCAAATGTCATGCGTGATTCAATATTTTAGGGCTTCTTTAATATGTTATCAATAGTTatatggttttgttttgttaatCTTTGTTGAGTCTTGGATAGAGTTGGAAAGTATTAGGGATCTTCTTCATATTACATATTGTGGCTttggaaagaagagggagatcaAGACTTTGGGTAATATGGTCTAAAGGAACCGACACATTTTCAAGGATCGTTTCCTAGGATAATTTTTAGCAATCCTATGCGTTTAAGGCCAATTTTTTGTGTGGGAACTTTTCTATTAATATTTGTGTATAAGAATTGGAAGATTTCTTAATAATTAGTTGTTATTGAAGTGGAATTCCTTATCCCTTGCTTTGTATCATTGCCTTTCTAATAaagtttttctttatcaaaaaaagcaaaaattgtTATACGGTTTTGGATTATGGACTAGTGTATAATGATTTcttaaatcatgtgcatttttttatttaagtggAGCTTCCATTGATGTTTGGCTATCAAGGGTCAATCAGAAACTACTTGTTTTTCCTAGGTAAAGGCATTGGGGTAACATAGTTATATGGTTTTGGATTATGAacttgtattaatatattaccAGCCTAATTGTGTGCAGCGTTCTGTGAGTGAGAAAGGTGTTCTTTTCTGTGCCCCTGCTATTAAGGGTGAACTTTTTACTGGATTTTGATTACTAATCTGAATGGAATAGATAGTGTAGATTTTTCGCTGGACTGTCATGTTTTCATGTGCTCTCTGCTTATAGCAGTTGTCAGTCAAAACTTGTACTCAATGGAAAAAGTAGGCTAGTGAGCTACCTGCTGAATAAACTTATTGTTAGCCATAACGACTCTTTGCAACTTTAGGTATATTGCTAGAGGTTCTATTTTGTATTTGTAATGGTGTTAGTAATCTTTTGGTGTTGAATGAAGTTACTATGGTAAAAAGAATCAGATGCAGGTTAAGCACTAGGTAAAAAGCTACAACTATTTTCAAACAGACTATGGCAAAAATAATAGAGAATGCGACTCTTCCTTGCTTCTGATATGAAGCTTCTTTGAAGTACTTTTTTTATCAGGAAAACTAATTTTGCCATTGCTCAGCTTttctgatttattttttttcctttccagGATTTTCTGGAAGATTTATGGAGTCGCATTCAGGATTTATCAAACAATGGTTGGAAACTTGAAAGTGTTCCGAGGCCCCATCTCTCTTTTGAAGCTCAGCTTGTAGCTGGAAAGTCCCATGATTTTGGTCCCATTAGTTGCCCTGAGCAGCCTAGATTGCCATCTATCTCCACTGTCTCCTATGGCAGACAGAAGCATGATGCTGATCTAAAATACCCACAAAGAATTCGCAAGCTGAATATATTCCCTCCAAATAAACTAGAAGATTTGTCACCTATAGATCAGTTCATCATGGAAGAGTATCTGTTAGATATTTTATTGTTTCTGAATGGTTGTCGGAAGGAATGTGCTGCGTACATGGTAGGGCTTCCAGTACCTTTTCGCTACGAGTACCTGATGGCAGAGACAATCTTTTCGCAATTACTTCTACTTCCTCAACCACGATTTAAGCCAATATACTATGCGTTGGTTATTATGGATCTCTGCAAGGCACTTCCTGGGGCCTTTCCTGCAGTTGTAGCTGGTGCCGTACGTGCTCTTTTTGACAAGATTGCTGAATTGGATATGGAGTGTCGAACACGACTCATTCTTTGGTTTTCACATCATCTATCCAATTTTCAGTTCATTTGGCCCTGGGAAGAATGGGCTTATGTCTTGGATCTTCCAAAGTGGGCTCCTCAATGTGTATTTGTTCAAGAAGTTTTGGAAAGAGAAGTTCGATTGTCTTATTGGGACAAAATCAAGCAGAGTATTGAAAATGCCCCCGGCTTAGAGGAGTTACTTCCTCCCAAAGGTGGTCCGAACTTTAGTATTAAAGCAGAAAATGGCCAGAATGCTGAACGACTTGCCTTGTCTGATGATCTTAAGGATTTGGTTAGAGGCAGGAAAACGGCACGAGAAATTATATCATGGGTAGAAGAAAACGTGATGCCTGTCTATGGGTTGGAAGAGACACTCCAAGTAATAATTCCAACTCTCCTGAATATTGGGTCAAAGAGCTTCACTCACCTGATTACTGTCTTGGAAAGATATGGCCAAGTCATTGCCAAGATCTGCCCTGATGAGGACAGGCACGTTATGCTAATTAACGAAGTGAGTAACTTCTGGAAGAATAGCACTCAGATGACTGCCATAGCTATAGACCGTATGATGGGCTATCGTCTGATCTCCAACTTAGCTATTGTGAGATGGGTCTTCTCTCCAGCCAATGTTGATCAGTTTCATACGTCTGATCGATCTTGGGAGATCCTTAGAAATGCAGTTAGTAAAACATATAACCGTATATGTGACATGAGAAAAGAAATATTGTCATTGAAGAATCGCCTACAATCTGCAGAAGAGGCTACAACAAACGCTAAAGCAGAATTAGAGGAAGGCGAGTCGAAACTTTCACTTATGAATGGTGAACCTGTTGTTGGTGAAGATCCTATTAAGCTCCAACGCCTAAAAACTTCTTTTGACAAGGCAGAAAAAGAGGAGATGTCTTTACGTGAATCCTTAGAGGCAAAAGATGCTCTGCTTTTTCGTGCCCTTAGTGAAAATGAAGCACTATTCCTCTCCTTGTACAAGAACTTCTCAATTATCCTGCTGGATCGTCTCCCTGAGGATTCTGCTATTGGGACATCTCGTAGCCTGCACTCTGATTGGACTGACGCAATGACTGTTGAACTCGACGAATCATCAGGAATGGATATTGATCAGGAGAAAGGACTGTCAAATGGGAGGAAAGGTTCTGATACTTACAATCTAAGTGAAATTGATCAATGGGGACTATCAACGTTGGGCTATGTGAAGGCATTCACCAGACAATATGCGTCTGAAATTTGGCCGCACATTGAGAAGATAGATGATGAGATCCTCAGTGGAAATGTGCATCCGCTTTTCAGAAAAGCGGTTTATTGTGGCCTAGGTCGATTAGCTGATAATCAATGATCAGAAATATAAACGTCAGATAAGCAGTTTACTGTGGTCTAGGTAGGTTGACTGATTATATCATTCATCACAAGTTTCTTGTATCAGAAAAAACAGTTGAGTTGTAAAGTAGGAATTTTTTTAGTTAGTATGTCATCTCTATTTATGTGTTTGATTTTGTACCTGTTGTCCGACTGAATACAAACTTCTTAAATATTTATGAGCTGTGGCCTGTGGGTTTTGTCATATCTGATTTTGTTACGCATTTGAAATAACATTCATTCTGAACTAGAATGTTGCGGAAACCAGTTTGCCTCTTAAGTactgttccattatacttgcgacatttattttttatgaaatttaatgttattttgtttatttttatgctgaattatacacatctaaaaattataaaaagttaatattatgaaagtatacgattggacgattcaaacaagatctcatttgattatatttttacttacacattagccataatatataaaataagcttgaatgatgaatagtgcccaaaatcaaaatgtagcaagtatttcagaatggaggaagtaaGTTTTAACGGGGTTTTTAGTCTTATGGTTTTCTCGATATTGGTGTTTCACAAATTTTTGAgagagacagtctctttgagagaccatctctaattgagctagcccaaaaaagaaaaatatagagtaagtttctcggtaggcattaagagtattgtaagtaggtatttagaatattgtaagtacttaagtacttacttggtggcattaagtatattgtaagtagacattaaagatattgtaagtagacattaaagatatgATAAGTAGGCTAGTAGGCTAAGGTTCTTGgtaaacattaagaatattgtaagtagccattttaagtattttttttcggTTGCATTAAGTATATATTGTAAGTgggcattaaaaatacaataagtgGATATTAAGGTTTATTGGGTTAGGcctgagagacggtctctcagaaaactaataattttcaaaaatcagaaaataaaccTAGTTACACGTATTGTGTTgcaatttgatacatgttcatttTTTTAGCCAcaacttttgataaaaaaaatcacattaatgCAATGTTTGTGGGATTAGAACCTGGACTTCAAGATTTTTCCAATGACATATTATATGCCCTATTTTGATAATCAAGTAAGAAATGAcaatcgtttaaagtttgcttgtgctaaaatttgatacatgttcaatcttttgccCATAACATTCTATAGATTAATttcattaatgcaaggtttacgGCATTAAAAACTACACTTCAAGAgatttccaatgatatattatataaccaATTACGATAATcaagcgagaaatgacgatcgtttaaagcTTCCAGTGATTTTTAGTACATCCAGTCGCGTGAAACACGCGACCAGACTGCGGCATGGTAGTATAAAACACGCGACTCCACTGCGGTCTGGCCGCGTGTTTTACGAGACTCAAATGTGGTTCGGTCGCGTGTTTTATCCGTTCAAGTGTTTTATGCGATTGAATGTACTAAAAATCACTACAAACTTTAAATGGTCGTCACTTCTCGTTTGAttatcggaattgggcatataatgtATCTTTGGACAGCTCttaagtctagtttctaatgccgcaaaccttgcattaatgcaatttttttataaaactttatgtgcaaaagattgaacatgtatcaaatttcaacacaagcaAACGTTAATCGATCATCATTTCTCGCATAATTATCGGAATTGGGtacataatatatcattggaaagatctttaAGTCTAAGTTCTGAGCTCATCCTTCTGAGGTGTTTCTGGTATGCATTTGATTCCTATGCATAACAATCAGCTCATTTCTGATTTCTGACCTCAGCTTTAAGCCGTAATATATCAATTTctagatttaaaaataaaatttctctaatttttttaagcAAAAGTTAAACAAACACAAAACTAAACAAGAACTCATTATATATAAACACGAACCCATTGAAGCAAATACAAGAAAGCCATGTGTTTCTGCTTGTTTTCTCTGTGAAGGAAGACATATCAAGTATTATTAACGATGATTGTATCCACGAGTAACACAAAAGGAGAAAActgaatgatgatgatgataatcatCATGACACGTCAAATGAGGAGTCAGCAGTAGTTTGTTAGAATTCTGTTATGCAATAACAGAACAATGTGTTTTGTAATAAAGTTGTTAGCTGCTTGTAACTAACTTCTTTATAAATTTCTATAAGCTGtcctaaagtttttttttaaatcaatcaataaaaaaaaatccctTCTCTCTTTCCCTCTATTTTTCTCTCAAGATCTGATGTTCTTCACTATGATTTTTATCAAGGTATCAGAGCTGGAGCTCAAAAATCTTTGAATTTTTCGATTATTACAGTGAAATCAATTATAGTAGCTCCGAATTTCTGCAGATTTCTATAATAAATCGTGAGAGTTTGAGCAATTTTCTTTGATAATATCATAGATTGAATCAATCAATCTGTTGTTTCTTTCGTTTatacagatttttttttttgcttgaaaATGGTGGCAAATTCGTCAGTTCCAGTAACTTCTGATCCaacttcaccttattacatCAATCCATCTGAGAATACTGCCTTGCCTATTATTTCTGAAAAATTCTCTGGTGAAGCTTATGGTGAATGGAAGAGGAGTATGATCATTGCACTTGCAACGAAGAATAAGTTAGGTTTCATTGATGGAAGCTTGCCGAAACCAGCTGAAGATGATCCAAATTGTGGTGCCTGGAAAAGATGTGATGCTATAATCATTTCTTACATTTTGAGATCCTTGGAAAGTTCGATTGCTAGGAGTGTTTTGTTTTTGACTTCTTCTCAGGAAATATGGAAGGATCTTGAGGAAAGGTTTTCTCAGACTTCAGGACCTCAATTATACACCTTGCAGCAATCTTTGACAGATTTGAAACAAGGTCCGGAAACTTCTATTACTGAGTTTTTCACTCAGATGAAGGCTATTTGGGATCAAATCAATCAGATCAATCCTTTGCCTTCTTGTACAAGTGCTGGTTGTACTTGTAATCAAACTTTCATAAAGCAACAGCAAGAAGAAAGGCTGGTACAGTTGCTTATGAAGTTGGATAATAAGTTTACTGCGGTGAGAACTAACATCTTGATGATGCAGCCCTTGCCAACCATTTCTATGGCATATAAGCTGCTCATACAAGAAGAAAAGCAGAGGCAAGCAAgcttgattgatgaagaattaagTAATAGAGCTATGGCGTTTGCTGCAGACTATAAAAGGAACTACAAGAATCATTATCAGGGTTATTGGTGGTAGCAGGAAAGAAACCTTACTGTGAGCATTGTAGAATTCCCGGACATACAATTGAAAAGTGTTTTAAGCTCCATGGATATCCTTCAACTTTTGCTAAAGGAAAAGTCAAGAAGGTTGCAGCAGTAGCTCAAATGAAAGAAGGAAATGAGAAGATAGCAGAACATGTTACTCATATCTCTTCAGATCAGTTCAGCAGTATTCTTAAGGCTCTACAGGCTCAGGGATCAGATGAATCTCAAGTACATGTGGCAGGTACATGTCTCGTAACTTGTTCaaatcaaaattggattgttgACAGTGGTGCTACAGACCATATTTGTTCAagtttagatttatttgagaattataaagtgtttgataaaaGTCCAAACATAATTACTATTGCTGATGGTAAGCATGTGACAGTTGAACATATTGGGACTGTGCTCTTTGATAATGGTATAAAGTTGCAGAATGTTTTGCATGTGCCTGGGTTGAAGTTCAATTTGATCTCTACTCATAGATTATGTAGAGATTTAAATTGTGAAATAGTATTTACTCATGATAAATGCTTAATTCAGGGACCAACTTTGAGTCAGTCAGTGGTGCTTGGTAAATTGGTGTCTGGGTTATATGTTGTTGATGACAGAACTATGACAAAGTCAGAGAAGATACAGACTCAGGAAGTTGCAGTTGCAGATGCAGCTAAAGTTGGTAAAATTGCTGAAGATGCAAAACTTTGGCATCTTAGAATGGGGCATATGCCTTTCAATAAGTTGCATCTAGTTAACTCTGTTTTTGACAATAAAATAGGAAGTGAAGTGATTTGTCAAGTTTGTCATAAGGCTAGGCAGACTAGAAAACCATTTCCTGTAAGTTTGTCTAAAGCTGAAAAATGTTTTGAGTTACTTCATGTAGATACATGGGGTCCTTATAAGAATAAGACTCATGATGCTTTTAGTTACTTTCTTACCATTGTAGATGATTTCTCAAGAAATACATGGACATttcttatgaaaaataaaactgATGCTGTGAGTATTCTTTCTGATTTACTTGTCTTCATTAAGACTCAATACAGCAGTTCAGTGTTATGTGTAAGGAGTGACAATGCCAAAGAACTATGTGAGGGAGATATTTTGCTTGTTTACAGAAATATGGGATTAAACATTAGAAATCTTGTCCTGATACTCCACAGCAAAATGGAGTCGTGGAAAGGAAGCACAAACATTTATTAGAGACTGCAAGGGCATTATATTTTCAGTCTAGAGTTCCTATAAGGTTTTGGGGTGAGTGTTTGTTGACTGTTACTCATGTAATCAACAGAATGCCATTGAGTTCAGTGAATTTTGCTTCTCCATATGAGTTGTTGAATGGAAAGAAACTAAATCTGAGTCACTTGAAGGTCTTTGGTTGTTTGTACGTGTTGTGTACCAACTTTGAAAACTggcaaaacaaagtttgatgaGAGGTCTTCACCTTGTGTTTTATTGGGTTATCCACCAGATCAGAAAGCCTTTAAGGTGTTTGATTTAGAGACAAAAAGAAtgattgtttctagagatgtaaTTTTCAATGAGAAACATTTACCTTTTCACTATGAAACACAAGATAACACCACAAAATATCCCATTTTTCTTTCCATAAACACACCCTTAGACCTAGACATGAATTACCCAATACCAGAATCATTTCAAAACTATTCTGATACTCTGACTGCAGAACATGATAATACTGTCATTTCTGCAGAAATTGGTCAGTCTAATTCCTCAAACACTTTAGCTCCACAAAATATACCCAACCCTGTTTCTCAACTAAGACAATCAGACAGGCCAAAGAAAAGACCTGCATATTTGGATTAGTATGTGTGTGCAACAGATCTTTTGCACAGTCATTGGTGTAATATTATACAGTTTGATGTACTCCCTTCTCCAATGAAAGTGTTGATAAACAAGGTCTCAAAAATTTCAGAACCATCTAGCTACTTAGAAGCTTCTCCAGATGCAGGGTGGATAGCAACAATGAAAAAAGAGTTAGATGCCTTGGTTGCTAATGATACATGGGAGTTGGTGCCTTTGccaaaaggaaaaaaaccaATTGGCTGTAAGTGGGTTTACAAGGTGAAGCTTAAAGCAGATGGAAGCATTGAGAGGTTAAAAGCAAGACTGGTTGCTCAAGGATTTACACAAAGATATGGCATTGATTATCTTGAAACTTTTTCACCAGTAGTTAAAATGGCAACTGTGAGGTGTTTATTGGCTTTGGCAGCAAGCAAGAAATGGAATTTGTATCAGTTGGACATTAATAATGCATTTCTGCATGGAGAACTTACAGAAGAAGTTTATATGAGAGTTCCTCAAGGAGTGATAATCCAACCAATTATGTTTGCAAGCTTAACAAGTGTTTGTATGGACTTAAACAAGCTTCTAGGCAATGGTATGCAAAGTTGAATTCTGAGTTGCAGAATATGGGTTATAAACAGTCTAAAAATGACTATTTCTTGTTCATTAAGGAGGTTGCTGATGATATCACAGTAGCAGTAgtgtatgttgatgatataataGTGACAGGTTCAAATGAAGCAGAAATACTTTGGTTCAAGGAACATTCACACTCAGTGTTCAGTATCAAGGATTTGGTAACATTGAGTTATTTCTTGGGGATAGAAATCTGTAAATTGCAGAACGGTATTGTGATGACacaaaagaaattcacaaaggaGTTGCTTCTTGATTGTAATATGAATGTATCAAAGACTGCTAAAACTCCTTTACCTGCAAATGTGAAGCTTATGATTGATGATGGAGAATTGTATGCAGATCCTGAACATTACAGGAAGATAGTAGGGAAGTTGAACTTCTTGAGTCACACAAGACCAGACTTGTCCTTTTCAGTACAGACTCTGAGTCAATTCATGCATCAGCCTAGAGTGCATCATGTGCAGGCTTTGA
This genomic stretch from Amaranthus tricolor cultivar Red isolate AtriRed21 chromosome 9, ASM2621246v1, whole genome shotgun sequence harbors:
- the LOC130824613 gene encoding nuclear cap-binding protein subunit 1, with protein sequence MSNWKTLIIRIGEKCPEYGGTLDFKEHIESCYSLIWRELDQQEDEHQILHFLLQCAEQLPHKSPLYGTLVGLLNLEKEDLGKLVVDNTHANLQEAILTENCDRIRVLLRFLTVLMCSKVVQPSSLVVVFETLLSSACTIVDEEKGNPAWQARADFYIGCVLGCLPWGGGDLMEQVPEEIDRVLVGIQAYLSIRKHVYDAGFSIFVDNSSSGLNANEKDFLEDLWSRIQDLSNNGWKLESVPRPHLSFEAQLVAGKSHDFGPISCPEQPRLPSISTVSYGRQKHDADLKYPQRIRKLNIFPPNKLEDLSPIDQFIMEEYLLDILLFLNGCRKECAAYMVGLPVPFRYEYLMAETIFSQLLLLPQPRFKPIYYALVIMDLCKALPGAFPAVVAGAVRALFDKIAELDMECRTRLILWFSHHLSNFQFIWPWEEWAYVLDLPKWAPQCVFVQEVLEREVRLSYWDKIKQSIENAPGLEELLPPKGGPNFSIKAENGQNAERLALSDDLKDLVRGRKTAREIISWVEENVMPVYGLEETLQVIIPTLLNIGSKSFTHLITVLERYGQVIAKICPDEDRHVMLINEVSNFWKNSTQMTAIAIDRMMGYRLISNLAIVRWVFSPANVDQFHTSDRSWEILRNAVSKTYNRICDMRKEILSLKNRLQSAEEATTNAKAELEEGESKLSLMNGEPVVGEDPIKLQRLKTSFDKAEKEEMSLRESLEAKDALLFRALSENEALFLSLYKNFSIILLDRLPEDSAIGTSRSLHSDWTDAMTVELDESSGMDIDQEKGLSNGRKGSDTYNLSEIDQWGLSTLGYVKAFTRQYASEIWPHIEKIDDEILSGNVHPLFRKAVYCGLGRLADNQ